From the genome of Fusarium fujikuroi IMI 58289 draft genome, chromosome FFUJ_chr06:
GGGGAAGGAGATGCTTCGATGAGGATGCTCCTTCTCTTACGCTTGGCTGGGAGAGTCATGCTGGAAGAACTCTGAATGTGAGGATGTCGTCCAAATTTGCCAACAGACATCCCTTTGGCGCATTTGGACGACGTCCGCAAATTCAGACTCAACGATGGCTACCCTCGATGTTTCCACTATTctgctttctcttctctggGCTGCCCTCAATGTTTCGAACTGGATCAATCCTCGCTTTCGTATGGTCTGCCGTTCTGAGGCTCGCCTGTTTGAGCTATTCCGACTCGTCAACTTCTCGTTTTGTCCTGGATTGCTTCATGCTCTCCAGGCTTCTGCTCCTCCGTCCATTGAATGGTTTTTGGCACTCGACTCCTTCGCTCCCAAGAATGTCTGGGGAGTTTACATCATTGtcctcaagaagcgaaaCCATCCAAGCATACTCTACATTGGCTCTTCCACAGCAGCTAAGCGAGGTGTCAGAGCCCGTTTCTACGAATatgatgccaagaagaaacTGGGCACGTATGTGAGCAACGCTCTGCGAGATGGGTACACGATCCAGCACAAGGCACTTCTGGCTTGGTGTCAGATACCCGAGGCATCCAATATTCCCCTTTACCGTACTGTCGTCATCGCTTTGGAGGCCGTCCTAGCTTGCTATTTCTGGGCGATGGCTCGTCGAGACCACGACTATGGCTTCAACCACCTGTGCCCCTGGCCCTTAGAGTCATTCTCCTACAGTGGTGCTTGTTCCTATAACCCCTTGAAGGAAGCAATACATGGAGATATCGGGCTGTCTGCAGATGAACTGCAGAGCCTTGCAGACACAGTCAGAGAGAAGAATCTGGCGTATGGCAAGAAATACCACACACAACAACGCCTTGAAGCCACTCCTGAATTCAAAGCCGCACAAGCCAGGGCAAACGCGAAGCACAGGCCTAAAACACAAAAGATAAGACAAGAGGCCGTCGCTGAAAAGCGATTTCACTGCGTCGTTTGCAACTTGAGCTGCTCAGACCAGAGTCACCTCAATGAGCACAATGCTACAGCCCGACACAAGAGGAGAGTCAAGGAAGGAGGGAAAGGACCTCACTGTGATATCTGCAACAAGTCTTTCAAGTACCCCAGTGATCTCAAGGCTCACGAAAAGGGAGCTACTCATCTCCGGAACGCCGCTGCTCATGTTTCTGAATTCGAGTCTATTGAAAACGATGCTAACCTCCCAAAAGGTGAAATGAAAAAAGGAGTCTTCACTGTCCTCTTCTACGAGATGCCTATCAAGCACAACGTACTCACTCTCCACTCCTCTGCCAACGAGGGCAAGAACGGCGATGTCACACTCTTCTTCGGTCTCTCTGGAACTGGCAAGACTACTCTCTCCGCCGACCCCAACCGAGCTCTCATTGGTGACGACGAGCACTGCTGGTCCGACAACGGTGTCTTCAACATTGAGGGAGGTTGCTATGCCAAGACCATTGGCCTGTCCGCCGAGAAGGAGCCCGATATCTTTGGCGCTATCCGATACGGTTCCGTCCTCGAGAACGTTGTCTTCGACCCTCTCACCCGTGAGGTCGACTACGACGATGCCACCCTCACTGAGAACACCCGATGTGCCTACCCCATCGAGTACATCTCCAACGCCAAGATCCCATGCTTGTCTCCCAACTCCCCCtccaacatcatcctcctcacaTGTGACGCCCGCGGTGTTCTGCCCCCTATCTCCAAGCTCGACCGCAACCAGACCATGTTCCACTTCATCTCCGGTTACACCTCCAAGATGGCCGGTACTGAGGACGGCGTCACCGAGCCCCAGGCTACCTTCTCCAGCTGCTTCGCCCAGCCCTTCCTTGCTCTGCACCCCATGAAGTACGCCAAGATGCTTGCCGACAAGATTGAGACTCACAAGGCCAACGCCTGGCTCCTCAATACCGGTTGGGTCGGTGCCGGTTTCGCTCAGGGTGGCAAGCGATGCCCCCTCAAGTACACTCGTGCCATTCTCGATGCCATCCACTCTGGCGATCTTGCCAACGTCGAGTATGAGAACTATGAGGTCTTCAACCTCCAGGTTCCCAAGACCTGCCCCAACGTCCCCTCAGAGCTCCTCAACCCCTCCAAGGCCTGGACTGCTGGCGAGGACAGCTTCAAGACcgaggttgtc
Proteins encoded in this window:
- a CDS encoding probable PCK1-phosphoenolpyruvate carboxykinase, translated to MNDPVKRSAFLYSNQLLKGPSTQIKASGTGLFKMLPNNVNKTSLHPTGVTPHQEHTELEQELHDKAHIDYDRVAIIPNPSVAALYEDALVYETGTAITSSGALTAYSGAKTGRSPLDKRIVEEASSKDNIWWGPVNKPMTPEVWKINRERAVDYLNTRSRIYVIDGFAGWDEKYRIRVRVICARAYHALFMRNMLIRPSREELKDFHPDYTIYNAGKFPANRYTEGMTSGTSVAINFEQKEMVILGTEYADSTMATLDVSTILLSLLWAALNVSNWINPRFRMVCRSEARLFELFRLVNFSFCPGLLHALQASAPPSIEWFLALDSFAPKNVWGVYIIVLKKRNHPSILYIGSSTAAKRGVRARFYEYDAKKKLGTYVSNALRDGYTIQHKALLAWCQIPEASNIPLYRTVVIALEAVLACYFWAMARRDHDYGFNHLCPWPLESFSYSGACSYNPLKEAIHGDIGLSADELQSLADTVREKNLAYGKKYHTQQRLEATPEFKAAQARANAKHRPKTQKIRQEAVAEKRFHCVVCNLSCSDQSHLNEHNATARHKRRVKEGGKGPHCDICNKSFKYPSDLKAHEKGATHLRNAAAHVSEFESIENDANLPKGEMKKGVFTVLFYEMPIKHNVLTLHSSANEGKNGDVTLFFGLSGTGKTTLSADPNRALIGDDEHCWSDNGVFNIEGGCYAKTIGLSAEKEPDIFGAIRYGSVLENVVFDPLTREVDYDDATLTENTRCAYPIEYISNAKIPCLSPNSPSNIILLTCDARGVLPPISKLDRNQTMFHFISGYTSKMAGTEDGVTEPQATFSSCFAQPFLALHPMKYAKMLADKIETHKANAWLLNTGWVGAGFAQGGKRCPLKYTRAILDAIHSGDLANVEYENYEVFNLQVPKTCPNVPSELLNPSKAWTAGEDSFKTEVVKLGKLFRENFTKYESEATEDVVKAGPVV